The Bacteroidales bacterium genome contains the following window.
GGAGAATGTATTGCGTCTGATTCAAGTCCAAATCCCATTAAAACTGATTTTGTTCCGAGAATTGCTTCAAAAGCAGAAATTATCGGAATACTTCCTCCGCTTCTGACTGGTATTGGTTTTTTACCAAAAGCTTCGGCATATGCCTTATCAGCAGCTTTATATGCGGGAAAATCAGTTGGACAAACATATCCCTGCCCACCATGTAGTGCAGTTACTTTAACTTTTACATAATTTGGAGCAATTTTTTTGAAATGTTTTTCAAAAAGTTCACTGATTTTTATATTATCTTGATTTGGAACTAATCTCATTGATATTTTTGCGAATGCCTTAGACGGAAGAACTGTTTTTGCCCCTTCGCCTGTGTATCCGCCCCAAATTCCGTTAACATCAAGCGATGGTCGAATACCGGTACGTTCATTAGTTGAAAAATCGACCTCCCCGCTAACCTCATCAATGTCTAATGCTTTTTTATATTTTTCAAGACTAAAAGGAGCTTTCGCCATTTCAGTTCTTTCCTCATTGCTGATTTCTAATACATCATCATAAAAACCGGGAATAGTAATTCTGTTATTTTCATCGGTTAATGAAGCTATCATTTTGCATAAAACATTTGCAGGATTGGCAACTGCACCTCCAAATATTCCTGAATGAAGGTCTTTATTTGGTCCGGTAACTTCAACTTCCATAAAACTCAATCCTCTTAAACCTGTTGTTATTGAAGGAATGTCCTGTGCAATCATACCTGTATCCGAAACTAATATAACATCAGATTTTAATAATTCTTTGTTATCGGTACAGAATTTTGCCAAACTTGGTGAGCCAATCTCTTCTTCACCTTCAATCATAAATTTGACATTACAAGGTAAAGTATTTGTTTTCACCATTAGCTCAAAAGCTTTTGCATGCAT
Protein-coding sequences here:
- a CDS encoding dipeptidase is translated as METIKNYIEKNKQRFLDELFELIRIPSISSESEHKDDMVKTAEYWKKAIIDAGADKAEVMATEGNPVVYGEKIIDKNLPTVLVYGHYDVMPVDPLDLWDTKPFEPEIRDGKIYARGADDDKGQAYMHAKAFELMVKTNTLPCNVKFMIEGEEEIGSPSLAKFCTDNKELLKSDVILVSDTGMIAQDIPSITTGLRGLSFMEVEVTGPNKDLHSGIFGGAVANPANVLCKMIASLTDENNRITIPGFYDDVLEISNEERTEMAKAPFSLEKYKKALDIDEVSGEVDFSTNERTGIRPSLDVNGIWGGYTGEGAKTVLPSKAFAKISMRLVPNQDNIKISELFEKHFKKIAPNYVKVKVTALHGGQGYVCPTDFPAYKAADKAYAEAFGKKPIPVRSGGSIPIISAFEAILGTKSVLMGFGLESDAIHSPNENYPLFNFYKGIETIPLFYKYFAEMYK